CTGTCGATCCGGCGCGCGTGGCGATGGCGCCGAAGATGTCGCCTACGGCTGAGAGTCCGGCTTCAATTCCGACCCGTCCTGGATCGACGGAGCCGGGGACAACGCCACAGACGCCGGGGACAAGCTGCTCCTGCACGCTTATGCCGATGATGCAGGTTGAGGTGCCGATGACGTTGACCACATCTCCGAGGCGGATGTTCGCGCCAACGGCGTCCCAATGGGCGTCAAAGGCGCCTGTGGGGATCGGGATGCCTGCGCGCAGGCCGAGCCTGGCAGCCCACTCTTCGCAGAGATGGCCAGCTAATTTGTCTGAGGTCTGATAGCGGCCAGCGATCTTTTCGCGAACGCCAGCGAGCAGGGGATCGATGCCGACAAGAAAGTCCTCGGGCGGCAGTCCGCCCCAGCGCTCGTTCCACATCCATTTGTGGCCCATCGCGCAGATGCTCCGCGGGAGGGCATTCGGGTCTGTGATTCCGCAAAGTGCCGCAGCGACCATGTCGCAGTGTTCAAGCGCGGTAACGAACTGGCCGCGGCTCTGCGGATTGTTGCGGAGCCAATGGAGGAGCTTCGACCACCCCCACTCGGAGGAGTAGACGCCGCCGCACCAGTCGATGCCTTCAAATCCCTGACCGTTGCGATAGGCACGAGCGGCTCGGGTGATCTCGGCTGCTTCTCCTTGAGCGCGATGGTCGCACCAGAGGTAGTAGTCGCCAAGGGGAACGAGGCCTTCGCCGACGATGATGACGCTCGATCCGGTGGTATCGAGCGCGATGGAGGCAACGTCTTTGCCGTCAACGCCGCTAACTTGCAGGGCTTCGCGCATGGCGCGGACGAGGGCAGCCATCTGGTCTTCGTGGCTTTGGGTTGCGAGGTTGGGATCGCTGGCCGAGCGATGCAGAGGATAGTCGGCGGTTGCTGAACCTAACTTGCCACGTCCCTTGTCAAAGATAGAGATACGAACGCTGAGTGTTCCAAAGTCAACCCCGGCAACAATGCTCACTAAAAGACTCCTTGCGATTTTCTGATTCGATTTCCAGATCGCATTCTATTCGAGCGAATAGGAGTAGTGAACTTCGAAAGAATTTTGGAGTCGCAGATTACCAGTCGCGTCCGCCCTGGGGAAGTCGTCCGCAGTCTCCTTCAGTGAGATAGCAGCGCAGCAGACCGCAGCTTACGGCCAGTCCTGCTCCGAGGATCATGAAGAGGATGCCTGAGGTGATTCGACCCCTGACGTAGGGAATGAGAAAGATGGCAACACCGGCGTACATCAGAATCGTCAGTACAACCCGAAGTGCACTCCTCATCTCGCACCGTCCTTGCGCTGGGAGGAATAAGGATTCAGTCCTCCCGGGAGCCTTTGTCTGATCGCAGCACGCCGTCAATTGTCCTGACGCCGGGCGTGAGAAACAGTTAGCTGGACGCTATTTTAGGACGCGAGTGTGGTGTAGAGCACTATATTCGTATCCAGCAAACGGGCTTTTCTCCTATGTGCCGGTTGGCGGTACAGCCCGATATTCCATCTGAATCCCAATTCAATGACATTGTTTCTCGAAGGTGACTATCGTGATGGCCCCTATGCGACGGCAGTGCAAGGGTTGGTGCGCGTATTGGGAGCAGCAGGAAGGGTTACCCATGACCTGCTGGAGTTCATCCAGCAGGCACAGCCTTGAGTCACTTCTTGAGCAGTGGCGTAACCAGCGTCAGCACGTTCCTGGCGACGATCTGGTTGCCGGCGGCAGTGGCGTGGGTCTGGTCCCGCTGCATCATGCCGTCGACGCCGAAGACTCCCTGGAGGAGGAAGGGAAGCATCGGAGTCTGATACTTCGTCGCCAGCATCGTGTA
The Edaphobacter bradus genome window above contains:
- a CDS encoding ribulokinase; this encodes MSIVAGVDFGTLSVRISIFDKGRGKLGSATADYPLHRSASDPNLATQSHEDQMAALVRAMREALQVSGVDGKDVASIALDTTGSSVIIVGEGLVPLGDYYLWCDHRAQGEAAEITRAARAYRNGQGFEGIDWCGGVYSSEWGWSKLLHWLRNNPQSRGQFVTALEHCDMVAAALCGITDPNALPRSICAMGHKWMWNERWGGLPPEDFLVGIDPLLAGVREKIAGRYQTSDKLAGHLCEEWAARLGLRAGIPIPTGAFDAHWDAVGANIRLGDVVNVIGTSTCIIGISVQEQLVPGVCGVVPGSVDPGRVGIEAGLSAVGDIFGAIATRAGSTVREMSEATAHYKAGQTGLLRLTWDNGDRTVLVNPALGGVTFGWNLLHTAADEFFAAIEGTALHTRIILERMQEHGAPISRVINGGGIPKRSATLNQVYANALNKPVLVPDGDITSLGSVIFAFLAAGDFCSIEQAQDALCPPLKTFEPQPEQARRYDRLYSLFSDAYFALGTPDAPATALGRLLPELRAIQQESLN